A genomic stretch from Antarcticibacterium flavum includes:
- a CDS encoding IS1182 family transposase — translation MQGKKDYQEKLFTSFRLSDRIPKENFYRRLKEALNLDFLYPLTQKFYGGSGQKSIDPVVYFKICLVGYLENITTDRGVMDHCAMRLDILYFLGYDVDEELPWHSTISRTRKLFPDDIFEEVFTRVLKLCIEAGLVSGHTQAIDSAPVKANASMDSLELKVPAEDLEEHLSKLRVQSSSDRKAKGNKAPKEQQSITASKSELQEIKSRNKRWSEDQDMKPGAKNKGSKYTSNKTHYSPTDPDARISVKPGKARKLNYLCNIAVDTRTNVITDVQAYHADKKDTKYLQDTAGRLNRRLRREGLIWENVLADAGYSSGENYAYFENKGLTTYIPPHGTYKGGPEGFQYFKEGNYWLCPHGKKVTHRNQKMENGNLKDNYFTTRADCKGCPIKTACIGKSHEKRINITAYREEYDRNIERIKSRRGRYMKGKRQSTVEPVFGTLKEFMGLRKINTIGIRQANKCMHLAAIAYNLKKYLKFTTKRVKSGAGQLASLSPFKNLLQELINLPVRQLHLSY, via the coding sequence ATGCAAGGCAAAAAAGACTATCAGGAAAAACTCTTCACTTCGTTTAGGTTGAGTGACCGAATTCCCAAAGAAAATTTTTATCGCAGATTAAAGGAAGCCCTTAACCTGGATTTCCTCTATCCGCTTACTCAAAAATTCTACGGCGGGAGCGGACAAAAAAGTATCGACCCGGTGGTGTATTTCAAGATCTGCCTGGTGGGATATCTTGAGAATATCACTACAGATCGTGGCGTGATGGACCACTGCGCCATGCGACTGGACATCCTTTATTTTTTGGGATATGATGTCGATGAGGAACTTCCCTGGCACAGCACCATAAGCCGTACCCGTAAACTTTTTCCTGATGATATTTTTGAAGAGGTTTTCACCCGGGTATTAAAATTATGTATTGAAGCAGGACTGGTAAGCGGCCATACCCAGGCAATAGATTCAGCTCCCGTAAAAGCCAATGCTTCTATGGACAGCCTGGAGCTTAAAGTCCCGGCAGAAGATCTCGAGGAGCATCTCTCTAAGCTGCGTGTGCAAAGCAGCAGTGACCGAAAGGCCAAAGGGAACAAAGCTCCTAAAGAACAACAAAGTATAACGGCCAGTAAATCTGAACTACAGGAAATCAAGAGCCGAAACAAAAGATGGAGCGAAGACCAGGATATGAAACCCGGCGCAAAAAACAAAGGCAGTAAATACACCAGTAACAAAACCCATTACAGCCCTACAGATCCCGATGCGCGGATTAGTGTCAAACCCGGTAAGGCCAGGAAACTGAATTATCTGTGCAACATCGCCGTTGATACCAGGACAAATGTGATAACAGATGTACAAGCCTACCACGCAGATAAAAAAGACACTAAATACCTTCAGGACACCGCCGGGAGATTAAACAGACGTCTTCGCCGGGAAGGCCTCATCTGGGAAAATGTACTGGCAGATGCCGGTTACAGCAGCGGTGAAAATTATGCATATTTCGAAAACAAAGGTCTCACCACTTACATTCCTCCACACGGAACCTACAAGGGCGGGCCTGAAGGATTCCAATATTTCAAAGAAGGGAATTACTGGCTATGTCCCCATGGGAAAAAGGTAACTCACCGTAATCAGAAAATGGAAAACGGAAACCTAAAGGATAATTATTTTACTACAAGAGCAGATTGTAAAGGCTGTCCCATAAAAACCGCCTGCATCGGGAAAAGCCACGAAAAAAGGATCAACATTACCGCATATCGCGAGGAGTATGACAGGAATATTGAACGAATAAAAAGCAGGCGCGGCCGTTATATGAAAGGCAAACGCCAAAGCACGGTGGAGCCTGTCTTCGGAACTCTCAAGGAATTTATGGGCCTACGGAAAATAAACACCATCGGAATTCGCCAGGCAAACAAATGTATGCACCTGGCCGCCATTGCATATAACCTCAAAAAATATCTGAAATTCACAACAAAACGGGTAAAATCGGGAGCAGGACAGCTTGCTTCGCTTTCGCCTTTTAAAAACCTCCTCCAGGAGCTTATAAACTTACCTGTAAGACAACTTCATTTGAGTTATTAA